A genomic stretch from Desulfotignum balticum DSM 7044 includes:
- a CDS encoding TolC family protein, translating to MTASVFKIIILIFLLGLTAGCRTPEAFRRDVDAGVREMVTQTRSQILEKESKFSIEKPGDTLRRQLLQQLSLPVAGPASLGTGHLLEIPHWPEPGFPAAIQTPDTHREKQASPLTLSLFQSLEIGAQNSFEFQTRKEAVFQAGLALYLEQDFFRNKVIGQVQQLFSADLSTDPDRKGTRSSMEMTGERRFESGPVLTASLAADLASLLFSGGNSSLGVLGDASLSIPLLRGSGRHIVTEPLRQAEQNMVYAILEFEQFKQTFAVAVGRQYLNLLQQMDTVDNARDDYIRRQALTLRSRRLGDAGRLKEIEVDQSVQTQLVARQRWLSAQEAFKKQMDSFKMLLGLPPDAEIRLDMAPLKQMEKMDDLHRDPELPGPLELSEQTAISLGLARRRDLQVAQGKVFDAQRAVVVAADALGAELTFLGSVSVGERRTITTADLDNARLRTDKGVFSAFLTMDLPFERTAEAVTYRNRFIQLEQAVREVQKLEDTLKTEIRSRLRELFEARQTLFIQAQAVALAEKRVKSISLFMEAGRAETRDLLEAQDALLAAQNNLTAARVNYRIAELEIQRDMGVLMVTDTGLWQEYSPKGSF from the coding sequence ATGACTGCTTCTGTTTTTAAAATCATAATTCTGATCTTTTTGCTTGGACTGACTGCGGGGTGCCGGACCCCGGAAGCGTTCCGCCGGGATGTGGATGCCGGGGTCCGGGAAATGGTGACACAAACCCGTTCCCAGATACTTGAAAAAGAATCAAAATTCAGCATTGAAAAACCCGGAGACACGTTGCGGCGGCAACTGCTTCAACAGCTGTCTTTGCCGGTTGCCGGGCCGGCATCCCTGGGAACGGGTCATCTGCTGGAAATTCCGCACTGGCCGGAACCCGGGTTTCCCGCAGCCATCCAGACGCCGGATACCCATCGGGAAAAACAGGCATCCCCATTGACCCTGTCTTTGTTTCAATCTCTGGAAATCGGTGCCCAGAACAGTTTTGAGTTTCAAACCAGAAAAGAAGCCGTGTTCCAGGCAGGTCTGGCCCTGTATCTGGAGCAGGATTTTTTTCGAAACAAGGTCATCGGGCAGGTGCAGCAGCTGTTCAGTGCGGATCTGTCCACGGATCCCGACCGGAAAGGGACCCGCTCCAGTATGGAAATGACCGGTGAACGCCGGTTTGAAAGCGGACCTGTATTGACGGCATCTCTGGCGGCGGATCTGGCCTCTTTGCTGTTCAGCGGAGGCAATTCGTCACTGGGAGTTCTCGGAGATGCCAGTCTGTCCATTCCGTTGCTGCGGGGGTCGGGCCGGCATATTGTCACAGAACCCCTGCGGCAGGCAGAGCAGAATATGGTGTATGCCATTCTGGAATTTGAGCAATTCAAACAAACATTTGCCGTGGCCGTGGGCCGTCAGTATCTGAACCTGTTACAGCAGATGGACACGGTGGACAATGCCCGGGATGACTATATCCGCCGCCAGGCACTGACGCTTCGAAGCCGGCGCCTGGGCGATGCCGGCCGGCTCAAGGAGATCGAGGTGGATCAGTCCGTCCAGACCCAGCTGGTGGCAAGGCAGCGATGGCTTTCAGCCCAGGAGGCGTTCAAAAAACAGATGGATTCCTTTAAAATGCTGCTGGGGTTACCGCCGGATGCTGAAATCCGTCTGGATATGGCACCTCTCAAGCAGATGGAGAAAATGGATGATTTACATCGGGACCCAGAGCTTCCCGGTCCTTTGGAGCTGTCCGAGCAAACCGCCATTTCTCTGGGCCTGGCCCGGCGGCGGGATTTGCAGGTGGCCCAGGGAAAAGTGTTTGATGCCCAACGGGCCGTGGTGGTGGCAGCCGATGCTCTGGGCGCTGAACTGACGTTTCTGGGATCTGTATCCGTGGGGGAACGCAGAACCATCACCACCGCAGATCTTGACAATGCCCGGCTTCGCACGGACAAAGGGGTTTTTTCCGCTTTTTTGACCATGGATCTGCCTTTTGAGCGAACCGCTGAAGCGGTGACCTACCGCAACCGGTTCATTCAGCTGGAACAGGCGGTGCGGGAGGTTCAGAAACTGGAAGACACACTGAAAACCGAGATACGCAGCCGGTTAAGGGAATTGTTCGAAGCCAGACAGACCTTGTTTATCCAGGCCCAGGCCGTGGCTCTGGCGGAAAAGCGGGTGAAAAGCATTTCTTTGTTCATGGAGGCGGGCAGGGCTGAAACCCGGGATCTGCTGGAAGCCCAGGATGCGTTGCTGGCTGCCCAGAACAATCTGACGGCGGCAAGGGTCAATTACCGGATCGCGGAGCTGGAGATTCAACGGGATATGGGAGTGCTTATGGTCACGGATACCGGATTATGGCAGGAATATTCACCAAAAGGATCGTTTTGA
- a CDS encoding 6-phosphofructokinase codes for MNTTHKKKKIGIVTGGGDCPGLNAVIRAIVKAAALQGWESIGIHGGYDGLLTPMKTRPLSIKDMDGLLVRGGTILGTASSGPFSAKTGQGKTRQIDSSILAQAKTNFDRLGLSALVAIGGDGTLTVALQMHEHGWPVVGVPKTIDNDLDATLMTFGFDTAVSCAVDALDRLHSTAQSHDRVMVLEVMGRYAGWIATQAGLAGGADVILIPEFPFNYDAVCRKINARETEGKLFTLVIVAEGASPADQDLIADFANHTDREIRLGGIGEQVAEEIQSRTGKESRCVVLGHLQRGGTPTQFDRQLCTRFGVYAVQMIARNQFGMMAALTGTGIAPVLLADAVDRIRTVPREGELVMTARALGISFGDG; via the coding sequence ATGAACACCACCCATAAAAAAAAGAAAATAGGCATTGTCACCGGTGGCGGTGACTGCCCTGGTCTTAATGCGGTTATCCGGGCCATTGTCAAAGCCGCTGCCCTGCAGGGATGGGAAAGCATCGGTATCCACGGCGGCTATGACGGGCTCCTGACGCCCATGAAAACCCGGCCCCTGTCCATCAAGGATATGGACGGCCTGCTGGTCCGGGGCGGCACGATTTTAGGCACGGCCAGCAGCGGCCCTTTTTCCGCTAAAACCGGGCAGGGAAAAACCCGTCAAATCGATTCCAGCATTCTGGCCCAGGCAAAGACCAACTTTGACCGTCTGGGCTTGTCCGCCCTGGTAGCCATTGGTGGAGACGGCACCCTGACCGTGGCATTGCAGATGCATGAGCATGGATGGCCTGTGGTGGGCGTTCCCAAAACCATTGACAACGACTTGGATGCCACGCTCATGACATTCGGGTTTGACACCGCAGTCTCCTGTGCCGTGGATGCATTGGATCGGCTTCACAGCACGGCCCAGAGCCATGACCGGGTCATGGTTTTAGAAGTCATGGGCCGATATGCTGGCTGGATTGCGACCCAGGCCGGCCTGGCCGGCGGGGCTGACGTCATTCTCATTCCTGAATTTCCGTTTAATTATGATGCGGTGTGCCGAAAAATCAACGCCCGTGAGACCGAGGGAAAATTGTTCACCCTTGTCATTGTGGCGGAAGGCGCCAGCCCGGCCGATCAGGATTTAATTGCCGACTTTGCAAACCACACGGACCGGGAAATCCGTCTGGGGGGCATCGGGGAACAGGTGGCCGAAGAAATTCAGTCCAGAACCGGAAAAGAATCCCGATGCGTGGTGTTGGGCCATTTGCAGCGGGGTGGCACACCCACGCAGTTTGACCGTCAATTGTGCACCCGGTTTGGGGTCTATGCCGTTCAGATGATTGCCAGAAACCAGTTCGGCATGATGGCCGCGTTGACCGGGACCGGGATTGCACCGGTCCTTCTGGCCGACGCTGTGGACCGGATCCGCACCGTGCCCCGGGAAGGGGAACTGGTCATGACCGCCCGGGCCTTAGGTATCAGTTTCGGAGACGGTTAA
- a CDS encoding ABC transporter ATP-binding protein — protein sequence MTPDKTNDAPRSLICLENAKKIYTMGRQQVAALDGMDVAFEKGSFWAVMGSSGSGKSTLMNVIGCLDRLTSGRYLFQGRNISAHTDDALSDIRLRHIGFVFQSFNLIPQLTVQRNIELPLYYLGWDKEKSANHAQNLASMVGLETRLTHRPFELSGGQMQRVAIARALAADPELILADEPTGNLDTRTSEQIMALLGSLHEGGKTIIMVTHESQIAEYAQNRLYMKDGRILKVEKVT from the coding sequence ATGACGCCGGACAAAACAAATGATGCCCCCAGGTCACTGATCTGTCTTGAAAATGCAAAAAAGATCTATACCATGGGCCGTCAGCAGGTGGCCGCCCTGGACGGTATGGATGTGGCATTTGAAAAGGGAAGTTTCTGGGCCGTTATGGGATCCAGCGGGTCCGGTAAAAGTACCTTGATGAATGTCATCGGATGCCTGGACCGTCTGACATCGGGCCGGTACCTGTTTCAGGGCAGAAATATCAGTGCACACACCGATGATGCCTTAAGTGATATCCGGTTGAGGCATATCGGGTTTGTTTTCCAGAGTTTTAATCTGATTCCCCAGCTCACGGTGCAGCGCAATATTGAGCTGCCGCTGTACTATCTGGGCTGGGACAAGGAAAAAAGTGCAAACCACGCCCAAAATCTGGCATCGATGGTGGGACTTGAAACACGGCTGACGCACCGGCCGTTTGAACTGTCGGGCGGGCAGATGCAGCGGGTGGCCATTGCCCGGGCCCTGGCTGCGGACCCGGAACTGATTCTGGCGGATGAACCCACCGGCAATCTGGATACCCGAACCAGTGAACAGATCATGGCATTGCTGGGATCCCTCCATGAAGGGGGGAAAACCATTATTATGGTGACCCACGAATCCCAAATCGCTGAATATGCGCAAAACCGGCTTTATATGAAAGACGGGCGTATCCTGAAGGTTGAAAAGGTGACATGA
- a CDS encoding alpha/beta fold hydrolase, giving the protein MTGSDNTFYRRHKGWTAFLLLVFLAVVFQSGRRIILPNEQQLRHAFHLKVQAWFPEPARHLAQRQGINPFRDEGESENRSFQGRVVLVHGLDDPGIMWDDLAPILWEKQFQVYIMSYPNDQAIRASSKFFFDSMQDLAQTNSSPVFIVAHSMGGLVARDMLTCPKINYSRAAAAGKVPDVKRLILVGTPNQGAQMARFRIITEIKDQIFHLFKPGTHWLHCLLDGTGAAGVDLLPGSRFLTQLNQRPLPGDVPIDIIAGMMFFSREPTDVENMLGDGLVSVNATRLNDLPLIRVPGNHFSMIRNLTRSSTRVPPAIPEILAKLE; this is encoded by the coding sequence ATGACGGGTTCAGACAATACATTTTACCGGCGGCACAAAGGGTGGACCGCCTTCCTGCTGCTGGTATTTCTGGCGGTGGTGTTTCAGTCGGGCCGCCGGATCATACTGCCCAACGAGCAGCAGCTTCGACATGCGTTTCATCTCAAGGTCCAGGCCTGGTTTCCGGAACCGGCCCGCCATCTGGCCCAAAGACAGGGGATCAATCCTTTTCGCGATGAAGGTGAGTCTGAAAATCGATCTTTTCAAGGCCGGGTGGTCCTGGTCCATGGCCTGGATGATCCAGGCATTATGTGGGATGACCTGGCACCGATCCTTTGGGAAAAACAATTCCAGGTGTACATCATGTCCTATCCCAATGACCAGGCCATCCGGGCGTCTTCAAAGTTCTTTTTTGACAGCATGCAGGATCTGGCACAAACAAATTCATCCCCGGTTTTTATTGTGGCCCATTCCATGGGCGGGCTGGTGGCCCGGGATATGCTCACCTGTCCAAAAATAAATTATTCACGTGCGGCGGCGGCTGGAAAAGTGCCGGATGTCAAGCGGCTCATTCTGGTGGGAACCCCGAATCAGGGCGCACAAATGGCAAGGTTCCGGATCATCACCGAGATCAAGGATCAGATATTTCACCTGTTCAAGCCGGGCACCCACTGGCTGCACTGCCTGCTGGACGGTACGGGTGCGGCCGGGGTGGATCTTCTGCCCGGCAGCCGGTTTCTGACTCAGTTGAATCAGCGGCCGCTTCCCGGGGATGTGCCCATCGATATCATTGCCGGAATGATGTTTTTTTCCCGGGAACCAACTGATGTGGAAAATATGCTGGGTGACGGCCTGGTCTCTGTGAACGCCACCCGGCTCAATGACCTGCCTTTGATCCGGGTGCCGGGCAATCATTTTTCCATGATTCGGAATCTGACCCGTTCAAGCACCCGGGTTCCTCCGGCAATTCCTGAAATACTGGCGAAACTTGAGTGA
- a CDS encoding MFP transporter — MSGKKWKIWGVVLVVFGTLSLVLWHRFSDSPEPLSRDAVYEVRSGPLTIDLVESGTIKAREQLIIKNEVEGKTSILYLIPEGTQVKKGDLLVELDASALMDARIDQEIKVQNADAAFVNATETLAVVENQAQSDLDLAKLTLDFARQDLKKYTDGEYPNALQKANAEITLAQEELARARERLDWSKTLYKEKFISQTELAADELAEKKKALDLTLAENNLDLLVNYTNQRDLAQRKSDVSQAEMALERTRRKARADVVQAQAELKAREAEFKRQKDKLEKILTQLEKTKIISPAQGLVIYATSAQGGMFRRNTEPLQEGQDIRERQELIYLPTASSSNAEVAIHESNLKKVRKGMPAKVTVDALPGREFSGRIMHIAPLPDAQSIWMNPDLKVFTTQIFLDGNDSDMRTGMSCQARIIVETHDNVLSVPVQAVLQVQGVPTVYVKAGNEFVPRQVEIGLDNNRLIHVKDGLKTGDIVLLTPPLKDAGKDAAPLTDPDPLPEQEK, encoded by the coding sequence ATGTCAGGCAAAAAATGGAAGATTTGGGGGGTAGTGCTTGTGGTGTTCGGAACCCTTTCTCTGGTTTTGTGGCACCGGTTTTCGGATTCTCCTGAACCATTGTCCAGGGATGCCGTGTATGAGGTGAGATCCGGGCCGTTGACCATCGATCTGGTGGAGTCCGGTACCATCAAGGCCAGGGAGCAGTTGATCATCAAAAACGAGGTGGAGGGAAAAACGTCCATTCTCTATCTGATTCCCGAGGGCACCCAGGTGAAAAAAGGGGACCTGCTGGTGGAACTGGATGCCAGTGCATTGATGGATGCAAGAATCGATCAGGAAATCAAGGTGCAGAATGCGGACGCCGCATTTGTCAATGCCACCGAAACCCTGGCAGTGGTGGAGAACCAGGCCCAAAGCGACCTGGATCTGGCAAAACTGACCCTGGATTTTGCCCGCCAGGATTTGAAAAAATACACGGATGGCGAATATCCCAATGCATTGCAGAAAGCCAACGCAGAAATCACCCTGGCCCAGGAAGAACTGGCCCGGGCCAGGGAACGGCTGGATTGGTCCAAAACCCTGTATAAAGAAAAATTTATTTCCCAGACTGAGCTGGCAGCCGATGAACTGGCTGAGAAAAAAAAGGCTCTGGATTTGACCCTGGCAGAAAACAATCTGGATCTGCTGGTCAATTATACCAACCAACGGGATCTGGCCCAGCGCAAAAGTGATGTCAGTCAGGCCGAGATGGCCCTGGAGCGGACAAGGCGCAAAGCCCGGGCCGATGTGGTGCAGGCCCAGGCTGAGCTCAAAGCCAGAGAAGCCGAGTTTAAACGACAGAAGGACAAACTGGAAAAAATTTTGACCCAGCTGGAAAAAACAAAAATTATCTCTCCGGCCCAGGGGCTTGTGATTTATGCCACCAGCGCCCAGGGCGGCATGTTTAGGAGAAATACGGAACCGCTCCAGGAAGGCCAGGATATCCGGGAACGCCAGGAACTGATCTATCTGCCCACGGCCAGTTCCAGCAATGCGGAAGTCGCCATCCATGAATCCAATCTTAAAAAAGTCCGGAAAGGCATGCCGGCAAAAGTGACTGTGGATGCGTTGCCCGGCCGGGAATTTTCAGGCAGAATCATGCATATCGCCCCGCTGCCTGATGCCCAGAGCATCTGGATGAATCCGGATTTGAAGGTGTTCACCACCCAGATTTTTCTGGATGGAAATGACAGTGACATGAGAACCGGCATGAGCTGCCAGGCCCGGATTATTGTGGAGACCCATGACAATGTGCTGTCCGTTCCGGTTCAGGCGGTTCTTCAGGTCCAGGGTGTTCCCACGGTATATGTGAAAGCCGGCAATGAATTTGTTCCCCGGCAGGTGGAGATCGGTCTGGACAACAACCGGTTGATTCATGTGAAAGATGGGCTGAAGACCGGTGATATTGTGCTGCTCACCCCGCCCCTCAAGGATGCGGGTAAAGATGCCGCCCCTTTGACAGACCCGGATCCTCTCCCGGAGCAGGAAAAATAG
- a CDS encoding ABC transporter permease — MKQIQFSRELSSGIQTLLLHKLRSFLTMLGVVFGVGSVVAMLAVGEGASKEALEQIRKLGSHNILISSVKPAEEDAAGTTPSFMSIYGLTYMDHERIAQSFSSVKKNVPVKLVRKEARIGHRAVELRVVGTSDQWFEVIPRPVLGGRTLMQKDLDAKSPVVILTEFGARKLLATRQTIGQTIRIGVDSFTVIGIVKNETGASGAMQIPDREIDAYIPITTAMSYFGDVVIKMSSGSRLREKVELNQIIVQVASLDQVEPSARAIERMLSLFHKKKDFQIQVPLALLKQAEATKRTFNIVLGAIAGISLLVGGIGIMNIMLASVTERTREIGIRRAIGAKRKQIIIQFLIEAMVLSFVGGILGLAMGVAIPFFITWFAKMPTVITPMGILLPLCVSLGIGIVFGLYPAARAARVDPIVALRHE; from the coding sequence ATGAAACAGATCCAGTTCTCCAGGGAATTGTCCTCGGGCATCCAGACGCTTTTGCTGCACAAGCTGCGGTCATTTCTCACCATGCTGGGGGTGGTGTTCGGGGTGGGCAGCGTGGTGGCCATGCTGGCCGTGGGGGAGGGGGCCAGCAAAGAGGCCCTGGAACAGATCCGGAAACTGGGCAGCCATAATATCCTGATTTCATCGGTCAAACCGGCGGAAGAAGACGCGGCCGGCACCACCCCGTCGTTCATGAGTATCTATGGGTTGACCTATATGGATCATGAACGGATCGCCCAGAGCTTTTCTTCCGTTAAAAAAAACGTGCCCGTTAAATTGGTGCGCAAAGAGGCCCGGATCGGACATCGGGCCGTGGAATTGCGGGTGGTGGGAACCAGTGACCAGTGGTTTGAAGTGATTCCCAGACCTGTGCTGGGCGGCCGGACCCTGATGCAAAAAGATCTGGACGCCAAATCGCCGGTGGTGATTCTCACGGAATTCGGTGCCAGAAAACTGCTGGCCACCCGGCAGACCATCGGCCAGACCATTCGTATCGGGGTGGACAGTTTTACCGTGATCGGTATTGTGAAAAATGAAACCGGAGCGTCCGGGGCCATGCAGATCCCGGACCGGGAAATCGATGCCTACATTCCCATTACCACGGCCATGTCCTATTTCGGAGATGTGGTGATAAAAATGTCTTCCGGATCGCGCCTGAGAGAAAAAGTGGAACTCAATCAGATCATTGTTCAGGTGGCATCCCTGGATCAGGTGGAACCTTCGGCCCGGGCCATTGAGCGCATGCTGTCTTTGTTTCACAAAAAAAAGGATTTTCAGATCCAGGTCCCCCTGGCCCTGCTCAAGCAGGCGGAAGCCACCAAACGGACCTTCAATATTGTGCTGGGAGCCATTGCCGGGATCAGCCTGCTGGTGGGCGGTATCGGCATCATGAACATCATGCTGGCATCGGTGACGGAACGGACCCGGGAAATCGGTATCCGCCGGGCCATCGGTGCCAAACGGAAACAGATCATCATCCAGTTTTTGATCGAGGCAATGGTATTGTCTTTTGTGGGCGGCATACTGGGACTGGCAATGGGGGTCGCCATTCCTTTTTTTATTACCTGGTTTGCGAAAATGCCCACAGTCATCACACCCATGGGCATTTTACTGCCGTTGTGTGTGAGTCTGGGTATCGGCATTGTTTTCGGATTGTATCCGGCGGCCCGGGCGGCCCGGGTGGATCCGATCGTGGCTTTGCGGCATGAGTAG
- the guaB gene encoding IMP dehydrogenase yields MSKILPDEGLSFDDVLLVPDFSAILPDEVSVKTRLTRGLELNIPIVAAAMDTVTEALTAISMARAGGLGFIHRNLSIEDQVIEVDRVKKSESGMIVDPVTIHPDVSISEVLNIMAKYRISGIPVVEGEKLVGIVTNRDLRFETQLEKPAKDVMTSENLVTVTEKCTLEESKIMLHKHRIEKLLVVDSQGKLKGLITIKDIEKIKKYPNACKDSYGRLRAGAAVGVGSDMMTRVEALISAGVDALVIDTSHGHSKNVIDAVKKIKHHFPDAQVVAGNVATEKGTKALIDAGADAVKIGIGPGSICTTRIVAGVGVPQLTAIQNCKDISRKTGVPIIADGGIKFSGDIAKALGAGAHSVMLGSLLAGTHESPGEIVIYQGRSYKAYRGMGSVEAMKKGSSDRYYQKDTSETEELVPEGIVGRIPYRGTIRENILQMVGGVKAGMGYLGAVTIEDLHEKARFVKITAAGLKESHVHDVVITKEAPNYRVESS; encoded by the coding sequence ATGTCCAAAATATTACCGGATGAAGGACTGTCTTTTGACGATGTCCTGCTGGTACCTGATTTTTCCGCGATTCTTCCTGATGAAGTATCGGTCAAAACCCGGTTGACCCGGGGACTTGAACTCAATATTCCCATTGTCGCGGCAGCCATGGATACCGTGACTGAAGCCTTGACCGCCATCAGCATGGCTAGAGCCGGCGGTTTGGGGTTTATTCACAGAAATCTGTCCATCGAGGACCAGGTCATTGAGGTGGATCGGGTCAAAAAATCGGAAAGCGGGATGATTGTGGATCCGGTGACCATTCACCCGGACGTGTCCATTTCAGAAGTGCTCAACATCATGGCCAAATACCGGATTTCCGGCATTCCGGTGGTTGAGGGTGAAAAACTGGTGGGCATTGTCACCAACCGGGACCTGCGGTTTGAAACCCAGCTGGAAAAACCGGCCAAAGATGTGATGACCAGTGAAAACCTGGTCACAGTGACTGAAAAGTGCACCCTGGAAGAATCCAAAATCATGCTGCATAAACACCGCATTGAAAAACTGCTGGTGGTGGACAGTCAGGGCAAACTCAAAGGGTTGATCACCATCAAGGATATTGAAAAAATAAAAAAATACCCCAATGCCTGCAAAGATTCATATGGACGTCTGAGGGCCGGAGCGGCCGTGGGCGTGGGGTCGGACATGATGACCCGGGTGGAGGCCCTGATCAGTGCCGGGGTGGATGCCCTGGTCATTGACACCTCCCACGGGCATTCCAAAAATGTGATCGATGCCGTGAAAAAGATCAAACACCATTTTCCCGATGCCCAGGTGGTGGCCGGCAATGTGGCCACGGAAAAAGGAACCAAAGCCCTGATCGATGCCGGGGCGGATGCCGTGAAAATCGGGATCGGTCCGGGGTCCATCTGCACCACCCGCATCGTGGCAGGGGTGGGGGTTCCCCAGCTCACCGCCATACAGAACTGCAAGGATATTTCCAGAAAGACCGGAGTGCCCATCATCGCTGACGGGGGCATTAAATTTTCCGGAGACATTGCCAAGGCTTTAGGCGCCGGGGCCCATTCCGTGATGCTGGGCAGCCTTCTGGCCGGCACCCATGAAAGCCCCGGTGAAATCGTCATCTACCAGGGCCGTTCCTATAAAGCCTACCGGGGAATGGGATCGGTGGAAGCCATGAAAAAAGGATCATCCGACCGGTATTATCAAAAAGACACGTCAGAAACCGAAGAACTGGTGCCCGAAGGCATTGTGGGCCGGATTCCCTATCGAGGCACCATCCGGGAGAATATTCTTCAGATGGTAGGCGGTGTCAAAGCCGGTATGGGATATCTGGGGGCTGTCACCATCGAGGACCTGCATGAAAAAGCCCGGTTTGTGAAAATCACGGCTGCCGGGTTAAAGGAAAGCCATGTCCATGACGTGGTGATCACCAAGGAAGCCCCCAATTACCGCGTGGAAAGCAGCTGA
- a CDS encoding universal stress protein, which yields MEKQVLVPVDQSRTSLQAVRYAARVSSFIKDLHCVLYHVQAPVSLYLKEEAARDMHVRAQMNRVLKKNEAAAMELLNRLKSEMTDAGFPKDRIRLLTRPRELGLAQDVIEYAQKKMMDAIVVGRRGVSGIHKFFDTSVSEAILERSQVIPVWMVNKDAGQNSTEKILVAIDGSEDALRAVDHVGFMISENKEVHVTLIHVTNTAHNYCEINLEDDPEFVQIIEKKDRACVDQFYPQAMDKFKQMGLSQNQVDVHTLQGSRRIGQDVVTYAEKNKFNTLVIGRRGINKSFFMGSVSRQIISHASDIAVWIVP from the coding sequence ATGGAAAAACAGGTTCTCGTTCCTGTGGATCAATCCCGGACTTCGCTGCAGGCAGTCAGGTATGCGGCCCGGGTATCGTCTTTTATCAAGGATTTACATTGTGTGCTGTATCATGTGCAGGCCCCGGTGTCATTGTATCTTAAAGAAGAAGCGGCCAGGGATATGCATGTCCGTGCCCAGATGAACCGGGTGTTGAAAAAAAATGAAGCCGCAGCCATGGAACTGCTGAACCGGCTTAAATCTGAAATGACGGATGCCGGTTTTCCAAAAGATCGTATCCGTCTGTTGACCCGGCCCCGGGAACTGGGACTGGCACAGGATGTGATCGAATATGCCCAGAAAAAAATGATGGATGCCATTGTGGTGGGGCGACGGGGCGTATCAGGGATTCACAAATTTTTTGATACCAGCGTTTCCGAAGCCATTCTGGAACGATCTCAGGTGATCCCCGTATGGATGGTGAACAAAGATGCGGGGCAGAATTCGACTGAAAAGATTCTGGTGGCCATTGACGGATCTGAAGATGCCTTGCGGGCGGTGGATCACGTGGGATTCATGATATCGGAAAATAAAGAGGTCCACGTCACACTGATCCATGTCACCAACACAGCCCATAATTATTGTGAAATCAACCTGGAGGACGATCCCGAATTTGTCCAGATTATTGAAAAAAAGGATCGGGCCTGTGTGGATCAGTTCTACCCCCAGGCCATGGATAAATTTAAACAGATGGGACTGTCACAGAATCAGGTGGATGTTCATACGCTGCAAGGTTCCCGACGTATCGGGCAAGACGTGGTGACCTATGCGGAAAAAAACAAATTCAATACCCTGGTCATCGGCCGGCGGGGTATCAATAAATCATTTTTCATGGGATCCGTGTCCAGGCAGATCATCAGTCATGCATCAGATATTGCCGTCTGGATCGTTCCATAA